One genomic region from Henningerozyma blattae CBS 6284 chromosome 2, complete genome encodes:
- the NPT1 gene encoding nicotinate phosphoribosyltransferase (similar to Saccharomyces cerevisiae NPT1 (YOR209C); ancestral locus Anc_8.625), giving the protein MTKPVITSLLDTDMYKITMHAAVFTNFPEAKVTYKYTNRTSQMYFNKASIDWLSEQFDLLGKLKFTAEEIDYLTKEISFLPKAYLNYISSDEFQLKPQEQFNFSYEKLENEDDRYNLILTIHGLWKDTILYEIPVLALVSEAYFKFVDTDWDCEGQIEKAQKKAELLLSNGLIFSEFGTRRRRSFEAQDMVMKGLINAVNENPQKYKKLFVGSSNILFSKTYNVKPIGTVAHEWIMGIASITNDYINANKNSMDYWIKTFGKDNAGLALSDTFGTDNFLKAFKPPYSDAYAGIRQDSGDPAEYTKKVANHYINVLKMPKFTKSICYSDSLNVEKAIKYAQVAKECGMNCNFGIGTYLTNDFQKKSNSTIKSEPLNIVIKLLDVNGNPAIKISDNLGKNMGDPETVQKVKEELGYVERSWTGDNEAHRWAA; this is encoded by the coding sequence atgacaAAACCAGTTATAACTTCTTTGTTAGATACTGATATGTATAAAATAACTATGCATGCTGCAgtttttacaaattttcCTGAAGCAAAAGTAActtataaatatacaaatagAACCAGTCAAATGTATTTTAATAAGGCCTCTATTGATTGGTTATCCGAACAATTTGACTTATTAGGTAAACTGAAATTTACTGCTGAAGAGATTGATTACTTAACAAAggaaatttcatttttgcCAAAGGCTTATTTGAACTATATTTCAAGTGACGAATTCCAATTAAAACCTCAGGAACAATTCAATTTTAGCTATGAAAAActagaaaatgaagatgacagatataatttaatcttAACTATTCATGGTTTGTGGAAAGATACAATTTTATATGAAATTCCAGTATTGGCATTAGTATCTGAAgcatattttaaattcgtAGATACTGACTGGGATTGTGAAGGTCAAATCGAAAAAGCTCAGAAGAAAGCTGAGCTTTTGCTTTCTAATGGTTTAATATTTAGTGAGTTTGGTACAAGACGTCGTAGATCTTTCGAAGCTCAAGATATGGTTATGAAAGGGCTAATTAATGCAGTAAATGAAAATCCTcagaaatataaaaagtTATTTGTTGGATCTTCCAATATATTATTCTCCAAGACATACAATGTTAAACCAATTGGTACAGTGGCTCATGAATGGATTATGGGTATTGCCTCCATTACTAACGATTATATTAATGCTAATAAAAACTCAATGGATTATTGGATCAAGACATTTGGGAAAGATAATGCTGGACTCGCGTTGAGTGATACTTTTGGTACAGacaattttttgaaagCATTTAAACCACCATACTCAGATGCTTATGCCGGTATTAGACAAGATTCTGGAGATCCAGCTGAATATACTAAAAAAGTTGCAAACCATTACATAAATGTGTTAAAAATGCCAAAATTTACTAAAAGTATCTGTTACTCGGATTCATTAAATGTTGAGAAAGCTATTAAATATGCTCAAGTTGCTAAAGAATGTGGTATGAATTGCAATTTCGGTATTGGTACCTACTTAACAAatgattttcaaaaaaaatctaacTCTACTATTAAGAGTGAgcctttaaatattgtcattaaattattagatgttAATGGTAATCCAgctattaaaatatctgaTAATCTAGGTAAAAATATGGGTGATCCAGAAACAGTACAAAAAGtcaaagaagaattagGTTATGTGGAACGTTCTTGGACTGGTGATAATGAGGCTCATAGATGGGCTGCTTAA
- the MGM1 gene encoding dynamin-related GTPase MGM1 (similar to Saccharomyces cerevisiae MGM1 (YOR211C); ancestral locus Anc_8.628), with the protein MNMVSSRNILVKKSSNSFNVLLNWNNQMSIRHFSKLLRFKTLSRSYSYIDNHNCSNSLLLIKKNVIVSKNFNHNLSIISQQRFISLSFIPKLIVKTVKFPAYIAGGAAGVGSYMAYKLEEVNNFAKDKLDTMKDITDYLKDTYNNSTMFKKDSHSGNNNNNNNTNGSDTGLGTAVLLTTLADEDKSYEGDVEEEEDDDEEEDEDDEYSSDQTQDEMLNLTKQMIEIRTILNKINSTTSQQLTLPSIVVIGSQSSGKSSVLESIVGKEFLPKGSNMVTRRPIELTLVNTPNANEITADFPAMRKYNIKNFNEVSKLLLELNMSVPSSEAISEDPIELTIKSPNVPDLSLVDLPGYIQIEAADQPYELKSKIAKLCDRYLQEPNIILAISAADVDLANSSALRASKLADPKGLRTIGVITKLDLVDPSVARNILNNKKYPLKMGYVGVITKSPPKQTTASSIMKSRSLFASSSSTTTSSSMLGNSQSNKNSVSSERQNLTRQFEKKFFNDHKSEFKNCQISTKVLRKKLIKILEISMSNALEPTSDLIQQELDDTSYLFKVEYNDRQLTPKSYLLNNIDILKLTIKEFQEKFNRNEMKSILRANLDQKVLDFLATRYWKDGQIYELSKESNTTKNPQINNSSNTTDSDMLYWHRKLELASSSLTKIGVGRLSTVLITNSILKELNNILDLTKLKNHDLIKELVNNTAIEILNSKYYTTADQVENCIKPFKYEVDLEDRDWDIAHERSIKLINEELRQCNDRFEKIRNTIGGRKLKQVMSYIESNNIDSNNNATIPEETLGMSKLLIERGSEALFLKKRKDVLDFRLKLLKIKCNSTSEKDQCPEVFLNAVSDKLTSTAVLFLNVELLSDFFYNFPIELDKKLNALTDEQIEMFAKQDIKIAKHIELQQRKELLELALDKMDSILLYKKSYKNVNNK; encoded by the coding sequence ATGAACATGGTTTCATCTAGAAATATACTTGTTAAGAAatcatctaattcattCAATGTTTTGTTGAATTGGAATAATCAAATGTCTATACGACATTTCTCAAAACTTTTAAGATTTAAAACTCTCTCAAGATCATATTCCTATATTGACAACCACAATTGTTCCAATTCGTTACTActtattaagaaaaatgtGATTGTAtcgaaaaattttaatcataatttatcaattatatcACAACAAAGAttcatttcattatcatttataCCTAAACTAATTGTCAAGACTGTCAAATTTCCTGCTTATATAGCAGGTGGTGCTGCTGGTGTTGGTTCTTATATGGCTTATAAATTGGAAGAAGTGAATAATTTTGCCAAGGATAAATTAGATACAATGAAAGATATTAcagattatttaaaagatacaTATAATAACTCTACTATGTTCAAAAAAGATTCTCATTCTGgtaataacaacaacaataacaatacgAATGGTTCAGATACTGGGTTAGGTACTGCAGTACTATTAACCACATTAGCTGATGAGGATAAGAGTTATGAAGGTGATgtggaagaagaagaagatgatgatgaagaagaagatgaggACGATGAATATTCATCGGATCAAACCCAAGATGAAATGTTGAATTTGACAAAGCAAATGATCGAAATTAGAACGATCTTAAATAAGATCAATTCCACAACTTCACAACAATTAACTTTACCTTCCATTGTCGTGATTGGATCTCAATCGTCAGGAAAATCATCTGTGCTGGAATCTATCGTTGGTAAAGAATTCTTACCAAAGGGCTCTAATATGGTGACTAGAAGACCTATTGAATTAACATTGGTTAATACTCCTAATGCAAATGAAATTACCGCAGATTTCCCAGCAATGAGGAAATATAATATCAAGAATTTCAATGAAGtttccaaattattattagaattaaatatgtCTGTTCCTTCATCAGAAGCTATTTCTGAAGATCCTATTGAATTAACCATCAAGTCACCAAATGTACCAGATTTATCATTGGTAGATTTACCTGGGTATATTCAAATAGAAGCTGCTGATCAACCTTACGAATTGAAATCCAAAATTGCTAAATTATGTGATAGGTATTTACAAGAACCGAATATTATCTTAGCCATTTCTGCAGCTGATGTGGATTTAGCAAATAGTTCAGCTTTAAGAGCTTCTAAATTAGCGGATCCCAAAGGGTTAAGAACCATCGGTGTCATTACAAAATTAGATTTAGTGGATCCATCCGTAGCTAgaaacattttaaataataaaaaatatcctTTGAAAATGGGATATGTTGGGGTCATTACAAAATCACCTCCCAAGCAAACCACTGCAAGTAGTATTATGAAATCTCGCTCTTTATTTGCCTCTTCTTCATCCACCACCACCTCTTCTTCAATGTTAGGCAATTCTCAATCGAATAAGAATTCTGTTTCTTCTGAAAGACAAAATTTAACTCGccaatttgaaaaaaaattctttaatgatCATAAAtctgaatttaaaaattgtcaaatatcaacaaaagtattaagaaaaaaattaattaaaatcttaGAAATTTCCATGTCAAATGCTTTAGAACCAACGTCTGATTTAATTCAACAAGAATTAGATGATACttcttatttatttaaggTAGAGTACAATGATCGTCAATTGACTCCTAAAtcttatcttttaaataatattgatattttaaaattgacaattaaagaatttcaagaaaaatttaatagaaatGAAATGAAATCGATATTAAGAGCCAATTTAGATCAAAAAGTATTAGATTTCTTGGCTACTCGTTATTGGAAAGATGGTCAAATATAtgaattatcaaaagaatCTAATACTACAAAGAATCctcaaattaataattcttcaaatacaaCCGATTCAGATATGTTATATTGGCATagaaaattagaattagcCTCTTCAAGTTTAACAAAGATTGGTGTTGGTAGATTATCAACTGTTTTAATCACAAATTccattttaaaagaattaaataacatattagatttaactaaattgaaaaatcatgatttaattaaagaattagtaaataatactgccattgaaattttaaattcaaaatattatactaCTGCTGATCAAGTAGAAAATTGTATTAAACCATTTAAATACGAAGTAGATTTGGAAGATAGAGATTGGGATATTGCTCACGAAAGatctattaaattaataaatgaagAGTTGAGACAATGTAACGatagatttgaaaaaattaggAATACTATTGGTGgtagaaaattaaaacaagtAATGTCCTATattgaatcaaataatatcgatagtaataataatgctaCCATTCCAGAAGAAACTCTTGGTATgtctaaattattaattgaaagaGGTTCTGAAGccttatttttaaagaaacGTAAGGACGTATTAGATTTTagattaaaattattaaagattaaatGTAATTCTACGAGTGAAAAAGATCAATGTCCGGAGGTATTTTTAAATGCAGTTAGTGATAAATTAACATCAACAgctgttttatttttaaatgtgGAATTATTAAGtgattttttctataatttcCCAATAgaattagataaaaaattaaacgCATTGACAGATGAACAGATTGAAATGTTCGCTAAACAGGATATCAAAATCGCTAAACATATTGAACTAcaacaaagaaaagaattattagaattagcaCTTGACAAAATGGATTCAATTTTGTTATATAAAAAGAGTtataaaaatgtaaataataaataa
- the RPB10 gene encoding DNA-directed RNA polymerase core subunit RPB10 (similar to Saccharomyces cerevisiae RPB10 (YOR210W); ancestral locus Anc_8.627) encodes MIVPVRCFSCGKVVGDKWEAYLNMLQEDELDEGTALSRLGLKRYCCRRMILTHVDLIEKFLRYNPLEKRD; translated from the coding sequence ATGATTGTTCCAGTTAGATGCTTTTCCTGTGGTAAGGTTGTCGGTGACAAATGGGAAGCTTACTTGAATATGTTACAAGAAGATGAGTTAGATGAAGGTACTGCTTTGTCTAGATTGGGTTTGAAAAGATACTGCTGTAGAAGAATGATTTTAACCCATGTTGATTTGATTGAAAAGTTTTTGAGATATAACCCTCTAGAAAAGAGAGATTAA
- the NAN1 gene encoding Nan1p (similar to Saccharomyces cerevisiae NAN1 (YPL126W); ancestral locus Anc_8.626): MTKIHQSYNLSVVSGGKPTLPNSNNSSCSKKTVTCLTPDQANYIVPFNNQIKIYSIDTRQCIKTVKYANNEILSKIFKDVNNLISYIALGDITVEDRGKWDPNKMITILTTKGNVVVLNYKGKLSQDLVTYKLSFEKSGEEILKMFEDKSQNFFKLLTKSPMEKDDSLFHYKLYNFYPSKQESERLVLDRQFENVILSTWSSNEKMLTVMTRKDSKTKMFYVQSIFDVSVNVEFPLSKFVTTSKDKKSSTYTSPIARYVSAMAIDDNGLQLALGFASGVIHVIALDVLQTRILKWHIDTVLSLSFNQDGTYLLSGGWEKVLIFWQLSTNMQQFLPRLNGIIIDSDVVCNNKYYALTLQLTENTSNSDYQLLLLNSSDLISKLSINGPLPVFHSTVKDTIPPLSAFSTKNSTAGNKINSLKKNKGKNIHRTKQDYTTCADINPISKQIYFPHVSSIQAYDFYKNEQVSYQYLSSAVNNSMGKVRSELNIKEPVLMNVKFTKNGTWMITYEVEYPPDNLLSSKELTHVIKFWSKNDDPSSTEWFLKTKVINPHGKSVPITNILASPSVVNNGNAFLTSDNMGGLKYWSFEEYEKNWCLTKLLIGNFNLFNNSVSMAWSKDGSLIFHSFYDKLIILDFDSFKKIESEDDSKFINEFTLDSEIQAIKMSQESKLIIATRTTICILDLLESKIISSFDIYPYVKGIYKNGNFNRLLSCNENTGEIALVINEQLKDDNGENSLRYRSRVIVFNSTLTDKLGVLTHNEYISWIGWNYSNDFVFIDTSSRLGTVSTAVKTEMLDEINREGIFDGLSNSFATELQKLSKAANSSVFIENNKKNAKNIEDDDDEDIALDFINGQKSDKIINMNTFIGMFDNLQNVEMDAFFDRVTRIIT, from the coding sequence ATGACCAAAATACACCAAAGTTATAACTTATCTGTAGTTTCTGGTGGTAAGCCAACCCTCCCTAACAGTAACAACAGTTCCTGTTCTAAAAAAACTGTTACATGTTTAACTCCAGACCAAGCTAACTATATTGTACCTTTCAATAAccaaatcaaaatatattctatCGATACTAGACAGTGTATAAAGACAGTGAAATAtgcaaataatgaaattttatccaaaatttttaaagatgtTAATAACTTAATTTCCTATATTGCATTAGGTGATATCACTGTGGAGGATAGAGGAAAGTGGGATCCAAATAAGATGATTACTATCTTGACTACAAAGGGTAATGTTGTTGTTCTTAATTATAAAGGTAAATTGTCTCAGGACTTAGTGACATACAAATTATCCTTTGAAAAATCAGGAGAggaaattttgaaaatgttCGAAGATAAATCACAAAACTTCTTCAAATTGTTAACAAAATCGCCAATGGAAAAAGATGACtctttatttcattataaattatataatttttatccATCAAAACAGGAAAGTGAAAGATTAGTCTTAGATAGGCAATTTGAAAACGTTATACTATCTACTTGGTcatcaaatgaaaaaatgcTCACTGTGATGACTAGGAAGGATAGTAAGACTAAAATGTTTTATGttcaatcaatttttgACGTCTCAGTTAATGTGGAATTCCCACTATCTAAATTTGTTACCACTTCTAAGGATAAGAAATCTTCTACTTATACCTCACCAATTGCAAGATACGTATCTGCCATGGCTATTGATGACAATGGTTTACAATTAGCGCTTGGGTTTGCCTCTGGTGTCATCCATGTTATTGCATTAGATGTTTTACAGACAAGAATTTTGAAATGGCATATCGATACAGttctttctttatcatttaatcaAGATGGTACATACTTGTTATCGGGTGGTTGGGAAAAGGTTCTTATTTTCTGGCAATTGTCAACAAACATGCAACAATTCTTACCTCGTTTAAATGgtataataatagattCTGATGTTGTTTGtaacaataaatattatgcATTAACATTACAATTGACTGAAAATACTTCAAACTCTGATTACCAATTACTACTATTAAATTCATCTGacttaatttcaaaattatctatAAATGGTCCTCTACCGGTATTTCATTCAACTGTTAAGGATACTATTCCACCACTATCTGCATTTTCCACAAAAAATTCTACTGCtggtaataaaataaactcattaaagaaaaacaaaggaaaaaatatacatagAACTAAACAGGATTACACAACTTGTGCCGACATTAATCCTATTAGCAAACAGATATACTTCCCTCATGTATCATCTATTCAAGCCTATGATTTTTATAAGAATGAACAAGTATCTTATCAATACTTATCCTCTGCagttaataatagtatGGGTAAAGTTAGATCTGAATTAAATATCAAAGAACCAGTCCTTATGAACGTTAAATTTACTAAAAATGGTACATGGATGATTACTTATGAAGTTGAATATCCACcagataatttattatcatctaaaGAATTAACCCATGTTATAAAGTTTTGGTCAAAGAACGATGATCCAAGCAGTACTGAATGGTTCCTAAAAACAAAAGTTATTAATCCACATGGTAAAAGTGTACCAATTACAAATATCCTAGCCAGTCCTAGTGTAGTTAACAATGGTAACGCATTCTTAACTTCTGATAATATGGGTGGGTTGAAATATTGGTCATTCgaagaatatgaaaaaaactGGTGTCTAACAAAACTATTGATCGGGAATTTTAACCTATTTAACAATTCTGTTTCTATGGCATGGTCAAAGGATGGTAGTTTAATATTCCATTCATTTTACGATAAATTAATCATCTTAGATTTTGATAGTTTCAAGAAAATAGAAAGTGAAGACGACagtaaatttattaatgaatttacaTTAGATTCAGAAATTCAAGCTATCAAAATGTCTCAGGAATCAAAACTAATAATTGCTACACGTACAactatttgtattttagATTTACTAGAATCTAAAATAATTAGCAGTTTTGATATTTATCCATATGTTAAAGGTATTTACAAGAATGGTAATTTCAACAGATTATTAAGTTGCAATGAAAATACAGGTGAAATTGCTTTAGTAATTAATGAACAATTAAAGGATGACAATGGTGAAAATTCTTTGAGATATAGATCAAGAGTTATTGTATTCAACTCCACTCTAACAGACAAATTAGGAGTACTGACTcataatgaatatatatcatGGATTGGCTGGAATTATTCTAATGACTTCGTTTTTATCGATACTAGTTCCAGATTAGGTACTGTCAGCACAGCTGTTAAAACAGAAATGCTAGATGAGATTAATAGAGAAGGTATTTTCGATGGGCTATCCAATTCATTTGCAACTGAACTACAAAAATTGTCAAAGGCTGCTAATAGTTCtgtttttattgaaaataataaaaagaatgCTAAAAAcattgaagatgatgacgatgaaGACATAGCATTAGATTTTATCAACGGCCAAAAGAgtgataaaataataaatatgaatacTTTTATAGGAATGTTTGATAACCTACAAAACGTAGAAATGGATGCATTCTTCGACCGTGTGACGAGAATCATTACTTAG